Proteins from one Streptomyces sp. NBC_00289 genomic window:
- a CDS encoding PspC domain-containing protein: MTALARPTQGRMIGGVCAALARRFGTSATTMRVIFLVSCLLPGPQFLLYIALWLLLPSEDKARTAW; encoded by the coding sequence ATGACCGCCCTTGCCCGCCCCACCCAAGGCCGCATGATCGGTGGAGTGTGCGCAGCGCTGGCACGGCGCTTCGGCACCTCCGCGACGACGATGCGGGTGATCTTCCTCGTCTCCTGTCTGCTGCCGGGCCCGCAGTTCCTGCTCTACATAGCGCTGTGGCTCCTGCTGCCGTCGGAGGACAAGGCGCGGACCGCCTGGTAG
- a CDS encoding adenosine deaminase translates to MTSQTAQMGNTPSAEQILRAPKVLLHDHLDGGLRPGTVVDLARETGYTQLPETDPDKLGVWFREAADSGSLERYLETFSHTVGVMQTRDALVRVAAECAEDLAADGVVYAEVRYAPEQHLEGGLSLEEVVEAVNEGFREGERLARENGNRIRVGALLTAMRHAARALEIAELANRYRDLGVVGFDIAGAEAGYPPTRHLDAFEYLKRENNHFTIHAGEAFGLPSIWQALQWCGADRLGHGVRIIDDIQIHEDGTVKLGRLASYVRDKRVPLELCPSSNLQTGAAASYAEHPIGLLRRLHFRATVNTDNRLMSGTSMSQEFEHLVEAFGYTLDDMQWFSVNAMKSAFIPFDERLAMINDVIKPGYAELKSEWLFKQTVSTSGSVASEG, encoded by the coding sequence ATGACGAGCCAGACTGCCCAGATGGGGAACACCCCGAGCGCGGAGCAGATCCTCCGGGCGCCCAAGGTTCTGCTGCACGACCATCTCGACGGCGGGCTGCGTCCCGGCACCGTCGTCGACCTCGCCCGGGAGACCGGGTACACCCAACTCCCCGAAACGGACCCGGACAAGCTCGGCGTCTGGTTCCGTGAGGCGGCCGACTCCGGCTCCCTGGAACGGTACTTGGAGACCTTCTCCCACACCGTCGGGGTCATGCAGACCCGCGACGCCCTGGTGCGGGTCGCCGCCGAGTGCGCCGAGGACCTCGCCGCCGACGGGGTCGTCTACGCCGAGGTGCGGTACGCGCCCGAGCAGCACCTGGAAGGCGGACTCAGCCTCGAAGAGGTCGTCGAGGCCGTCAACGAGGGCTTCCGGGAAGGGGAGCGGCTCGCCCGCGAGAACGGCAACCGCATCCGCGTCGGCGCCCTGCTCACCGCCATGCGGCACGCGGCCCGCGCTCTGGAGATCGCCGAACTCGCCAACCGTTACCGGGACCTGGGCGTGGTCGGCTTCGACATCGCGGGCGCCGAGGCCGGCTACCCGCCCACCCGGCACCTCGACGCCTTCGAGTACCTCAAGCGCGAGAACAACCACTTCACCATCCATGCCGGCGAGGCCTTCGGACTGCCGTCCATCTGGCAGGCGCTGCAGTGGTGCGGCGCCGACCGGCTCGGGCACGGGGTGCGCATCATCGACGACATCCAGATCCACGAGGACGGCACGGTGAAACTCGGGCGGCTCGCCTCCTACGTCCGGGACAAGCGCGTCCCGCTGGAGCTCTGCCCCAGCTCCAACCTCCAGACCGGGGCCGCCGCCTCCTACGCCGAGCACCCCATCGGGCTGCTGCGCCGGCTGCACTTCCGCGCGACCGTGAACACGGACAACCGCCTGATGTCCGGCACCAGCATGAGCCAGGAATTCGAGCACCTTGTCGAGGCGTTCGGCTACACGCTCGACGACATGCAGTGGTTCTCCGTCAATGCGATGAAATCAGCGTTCATTCCTTTCGATGAACGACTCGCGATGATCAATGACGTCATCAAGCCCGGATATGCCGAGCTGAAGTCCGAATGGCTGTTCAAGCAAACCGTCTCCACCAGCGGTTCTGTTGCCTCGGAAGGCTGA
- a CDS encoding ATP-binding protein: protein MKQSAAKTLGVAALGAAFAAAGAGAANAAPAGPDATQALDGITQTLPAENITNTLPGAGEALSQGRNAIGVGLAAAQPAAQQLLAGSPTAPVAGLLGGLPIGQGLPTHGLPVNGVPIG, encoded by the coding sequence ATGAAGCAGTCTGCTGCCAAGACCCTCGGTGTCGCCGCCCTCGGTGCCGCCTTCGCCGCCGCCGGTGCGGGTGCCGCGAACGCCGCTCCGGCCGGCCCGGACGCCACCCAGGCGCTCGACGGCATCACTCAGACGCTCCCGGCGGAGAACATCACCAACACGCTGCCCGGTGCCGGTGAGGCGCTGTCCCAGGGCCGGAACGCGATCGGCGTCGGCCTGGCCGCCGCGCAGCCCGCTGCCCAGCAGCTGCTCGCCGGCAGCCCGACCGCGCCGGTCGCCGGGCTGCTCGGCGGCCTGCCGATCGGCCAGGGCCTGCCCACGCACGGCCTCCCGGTGAACGGCGTGCCCATCGGCTGA
- a CDS encoding VanZ family protein → MQRQGFIGGSVAIRVRVTGGVLLVAHLAFVAWFTLRPLDVPWVMPPNLHPLTGIRADLALGWPQAARRIGEGLALLAPLGVLLPMAHGRLWAFPLASLVRSVAAGALVSLGIELLQTSVPGQVVDVDSLLLNTLGVALAHVALVPAGRAWLRRRSRSRQRTPVPAEEASQGRTPTIPRVGIAP, encoded by the coding sequence GTGCAGCGTCAAGGCTTCATCGGCGGCAGCGTCGCGATCCGCGTCCGTGTGACAGGAGGTGTCCTCCTGGTCGCACATCTCGCGTTCGTCGCCTGGTTCACGCTGCGCCCGCTGGACGTCCCCTGGGTGATGCCGCCCAACCTGCATCCGCTCACCGGCATTCGGGCCGATCTGGCGCTGGGGTGGCCGCAGGCCGCCCGGCGTATCGGCGAGGGGCTGGCGCTGCTCGCCCCACTGGGCGTCCTGCTGCCGATGGCGCACGGCAGGCTGTGGGCCTTCCCGCTGGCATCCCTGGTCCGCTCGGTCGCCGCCGGCGCCCTGGTCTCGCTGGGCATCGAGCTCCTCCAGACCAGCGTGCCCGGGCAGGTCGTGGACGTGGACTCGCTGCTCCTGAACACCCTGGGCGTGGCCCTCGCTCATGTCGCCCTGGTCCCCGCGGGCCGCGCCTGGCTCCGCCGCAGGTCCCGGTCGAGGCAGCGGACGCCCGTCCCCGCGGAGGAGGCGTCTCAGGGTCGCACCCCGACGATTCCCAGGGTCGGGATCGCACCGTAG